From the genome of Cystobacter fuscus DSM 2262:
CATCGGGAGTGGTCAGGGTGCACAGCCGCTCGTCCTCCAGCACCTCCAACAGCAGGTCCGCGCGGCTCCGCGGGGACTCGCCTGGGCCCAGGGGCAGCGAGAGTCCGTCCAGGAAGGACGCCACCTCGTCCGGCGGGACGTCCTCCGAGCGCAGTGCGCTCAGCCGCTCGAGCAGCGGAACGGCCTGGCGTCGGACGTCCGGCACCTCCAGGGAGGAGGGGAGGGACGGAACGTCCTCGGAAGTGGCGGTGGACGGGGTGGAGCGGAGGCGTTCCATGCCCCTCAGTCTAGTCATCACCCGGGCCCCCGTGGAAACAGGCGCCGGGCCGGTAGGATGTCCGCCCCTTTTCCCCGAGGTCGCTTCCATGAAGGCTCGAGTGCTGATCGCCCTGTCCCCCGTGTTGCTGTCCCTTCCGGTGCTGGCCGCCGAGCCCGTGCGCGCGGACCTCGATGGGGATGGCAAGCCGGAGACCATCACCGTGAAGTGGGACGTGGATCAGGGGGCCTTCACCCTCCAGGTGGGAAGCGCCAGCGTCCGGGCGAAGACCGAGGATCCCAACGAGGGCGGAGTGGAGGTCGTGGACCTGGACCGAGGTGACAAGTGGAAGGACATCGCCATCACCACGGGCCAGACGGACAGCGACCACCGCGTCTTCCTCTATGGCTTCGATGGCAAGACGCTCAAGCCCCTGGGCGAGGTCCACGCCCTGACCGAGGCCAAGGGCAATGGCATCATCCTCTCGGACTCGTGGATGGGCTTCTGGAACAAGCGGGAGAAGTACGTCCTGGACCGCCCGGCGTGGAAGATCCGCGCGGTGCCCCAGCCGCTCTACGCCGTGGGCGTCGAGTGCAAGGTGAAGCAGTCCTTCCCCATCGTCCAGGGCCGGGGTGACAAGACGCCGGTGGCCACGCTGGCGCAGGACTCGCGCATCCAGGTGCTCGCCGCGGACACCTCGGGGCGCCCGGGCGAGGCGTTCTACCTCGTGAAGTCCTCCACCGGGCTGTTGGGGTGGGCCTCGCGGGCGGACCTCGAGGGCAAGACCGAGGGCTTGCCCTTCGCGGGGTGAGTGTCCTCCTGGGGAAGGCCGCTCACCGCATCTGCCGGTACTGCTCCAGCGAGAAGGGCTTCACCAGCTTGCGGCCCGCGCGCATCCAGAGCGTGCCCGCGTCGTCCACGGCCCCGTAGAGGCTCAGGCCGCCGGGGATTTGATAGCGGTAGAGCAGGCCCTGCTCGGCCTTGTCCGTGGCGACGATCTCCACCGGGTAGGGGTTGGGGACGCCGGGCGCGCTGTTGAACATGAAGAACGCATCGCCCTTGCCAGGCTGGGCGAAGCGTCCCACCAGCGCGCCGGTGGGCGTGAGGGGCTGCTGATCCTTGTTGATGATCCGGCCCTCGGTGAGCGACTTGCGCGTCACGTCCATGAACCAGAATTGGTTGGAGGTGATGACCGCCAGGCGGTTGTTGCTGGCGTACGGAATCAGCGCGGCGAGAGCGCCCGGAATCGGATCGCTGATCCACAGCCGGGACTGGGGATTGGAGGCGACACAGGCGGGAAGGTTCGCCCCGAAGGCGCAGGCGCGAACGGTCGCCGACCCCTGTTGCTGCGTGCCCAGGTACATCACCGTGCCGGTGTCGTTGAACGCGGTCCAGGCCGCCTGGATGGGATTGAGTTCATCGATCTCGTACTGGGCGAGCTGCTTCCCGTTGGGGTCGGTGGTGGCGTAGTCCAGGACCACGACCCGGAGGTTGACGGTCTCGGTGTGCTCCTCGCGCAGGGGCACGAAAACCTTGCCCGCCTGGGTCCCACTGGTGATGTGGACGGGATCTCCCGCGGGCCGGCCGGGAAGAGGGTTGGCCGCTCCGGTGTACTCCCGGCTCCAGCGCACCTGTCCCTTGGGCGTGACCAGATAGAGGCCCGTGACGTTGTAGAGGAAGGCATTGCCGTCGGCGGCCACCACGAGGTTCTCCACGGCGCCGTTGGCCGAGTAGAGGACCTTGAAGTTCGCGTCGAGGGAGAGCAGGCCCCGGCCCGGCGTCCAGACCCAGCGGGTGCCCGTACCGGCCGGCTTGCGGTCGGTGATGAGCGTGGTCGCGTCACAGGGGAAGTTGATCTCCACGCGCTGGGGCGTGTTCGGGTTGTTCTTGTCCACCCGGTAGAGGTACGGGCGAGCGCCATCCATCGCGCAGCCGATGAACGACACGGAGTTGCCGCTGCCGTCGACGACGAAGTAGTCCGGCACCACCTGGCTGTTGGCGTTGGGCGGCTCCACCACCTCCTCCACGGGGAAGAACGTGGCGACCTGGCCCTGGGAGACATTGGTGCGTCCATCGGCGCAGGTGACGCGGGCGTTGAGCGACAGGGGCACCGCGAGGCCCAGCGCGTAGCTCAGCTCGGTGTGTGCCAGCTCCACCGGGGTGGGATTGCCGCCGTAGGGCACCTGCTTGATGAACGTGGTGTCGTTGAACAGCTCCAGCCGCTGCACCTGATCGCACCCGGAGGTGGAGATGGAGAGCTTGACGCTGCGTCCCACCGTGCTCGTCTCCTCCAGGTTCACGGTGACCTGGGGAGGATCCGGGATGGTGACGGGCGGAGGGTTGTTGCACGCGAGCGCCAACAGGGACACCAGCGCCGAGGCGGGCACTGCCTGACGGAGAGGGGAGTGGGCCATGATGGGGGCGCACTCTAGGTCAGGAGCACCCGCTCCTGTCAGGCCGGACCGCGTCAAACCTGGAGGGGCAGGTGGACGGAGAAGGTCGTGCCGCTCTGGACCGTCGATTGGACGCTGACCGAGCCGCCATGCGCGCGGACGATCTGATCCACGATGTAGAGCCCCAGGCCGATGCTCCGGCCCGCCTTGTCCACGCCCTGCCCGCCGCGCTGCAAGGGCTCGAAGAGCAGGGGGAGCAGGGCCGGGGAGATAGGCTCGCCCCCGTTGTGCACCTCGACCAGGGCCTGGTGGGGCCGCTTGCGGACCTGGATGTGGACGGGGCTGGGGGCGGGGCTGTACTTCACCGCGTTGCTCACGAGGTTGATGATCACCTGGGAGAGTCGGTCCGCGTCCCACTCGCCGGTGGGCATGTCGTCCATGTCGAGGAGGAACTCGCGCCCCGAATGCGCGAGCTTCACCTCCTCCACGGCGTGCCAGACGATGTCATGGAGCGCCGCGGGAGCGCGCTCGATGCGCAGGCCCCCGCCCAGCCGCGCCTGGGTGAAGTCGAGCAGGTCGCGGATCATCCGGTTGGCGCGCTCCGCGCTGGTCTGGATGCGCGCGGCCATCTTCGCCGTCTTCTCGTCCAGGTCCATGCGGCGCAGCATCAACTGCGTCGACATGAGGATGGCCGAGATGGGACTGCGCAGATCGTGGCTGACGATGCCGATGAGCTGCTGCTCGAGCTTGACCCGATCCCCGGCCGCGCGCTCGCGCTCGGTGCGCTCGCGGGCCAGCCGCACGGCGCTCTCGACGCGGGCGAGCAGCTCGGGGGCGTTGAAGGGCTTGACGAGGTAGTCGTCCGCGCCGGCCTGGAGCCCCTCGATGCGGGCCTCGGTTCCCGCGCGCGCCGACAACAGGATGAGGGGCACGGAGCGGGTGCGGGCATCCTCCCGGAGCTTGCGCAGCAGGCCGAAGCCGTCGAGCCTCGGCATCATCACGTCACTGAGCACCAGGTCCGGCATCCACTGCGGCATGAGGGCGTACGCCGCCTCTCCATCCTCCACCGTGCGCACCTCGCTGGAGCGCTGGAGCAGGGATTTGATGTAGCCGCGCATGTCCGCGTTGTCGTCGGCGATGAGGATCCTTGGTCTCGAGGGGAACTGGAATCCCTCGTCCCTGGATGGCGGGGCGGCGGGCTCGGCCGTGGTGACGGGCGCCGGGGCGGCGGGGCTTTCCACCGCGTCGGGCAACCAGCGCAGCGCCTCCTCGGCGAAGGCGGAACTCAAGGACTGCGAGCCCAGGGGTTTCTCGCGCGAGTCGATGCGGGCGGGATCCAGGTGGGCATGGCCGAAGGGCAGCTCGACATGGAACGCGCTGCCCAGTCCCTCCACGCTCTCCGCGCGCAGCGAGCCGCCCTGCAATCTCACCAACTCCTGCACCAGCGCGAGCCCGATGCCCGTGCCCTCGTAGGTGCGGCCCCGGGTGGTCTCCACGCGGTGGAAGCGCTCGAACAGCCGGGGCATCTCGGCCTCGGGGATGCCGGTTCCGGTATCCCGCACCGTCAGCCGAACCCGGCCCTCGAGCGGGGTGAGCCACACCTCGACGCTGCCCTTCAGGGTGAACTTGAAGGCGTTGGAGATGAGGTTGAGGACGATCTTCTCCCAGAAGTCGGTGTCCACGTAGACGGGCTCGGGGAGGGCGGGCGCCGTGACGAGGTACGTGAGTCCCGCCTGGGCCATCGCCGACTCGAAGGCACTCGCCAGGTCCACGGTGAGCTGGGACAGATCGGTGGGCCGGTAGCTGGCCTGGACCCGGCCCGCCTCGATGCGGGAGAAGTCCAGCAGGGAGTTGACGAGCTTGAGCAGCCGCAGGCCGTTGCGGTGGATGAGCTGCTGTCGCTGGCGCTGCCCGGCGGACAGCGGCTCCGTGAGATCCGCCAGCGAGTCCTCCAGCGGCCCCAGCATCAGGGTCAGGGGCGTGCGGAACTCGTGGGACACGTTGGAGAAGAAGGCCGTCTTGGCGCGATCGATTTCCGCGAGGGCCGCGGCGCGCTTCTGCTCCTCCTCATAGGCCCGGACGTTGGTGAGGGCGGTCGTCACGGTGCTGCCCAGCAGCTCGTAGAAGGCCCGGTAGCTCTCGTCCAGGGCGCGCCGCACGCTGACGCCCGCCACCAGGCACCCGGTGGGGGAGGCCGCGCCCACCGGCTGCAGGGGAATGAGCAGCGCCTGGTGGGGAGGCTCCTCGTAGGGCTCGCAGCTCCAGGCGCCGAACCGGCCGCGCAAGTCCACCGGCTCCATCCTCCGTGACTCCAGCACCCGGGCCAGCGGCCAGCACGGCTCGTCCGGGCCCCCGAGATCGAGCTCGGCCGGCCGGGCCACGCTGTCCTGCGCGAGCCCCGTGCCTCCGAGCAGCCGGGCATGCCGGCCGGTCTCGTCGAACTGGTAGTAGAGCAGGAAGGGCAGATCGAGCACGGACTCCCCGGCGGCCTGGCTCAGCCGCTCGCCCACCTCGGCCAGGGACTTCACGTCGCCGAGCCGCGCGGCGAGGTGTTGCAGCGCCTGGGTCCTCCGGGCGCTGAGCATCTTGTCGGTGGTCTCGGTGATGGGGTGGAAGAGGCCGCCGACGTTGCCCGACTCATCGCGGATGGGGCTGAAGGAGAAGGTCATGAACGCCTCCTCCAGGTAGCCGTGCCGGTCGAGGATCATGGGCAGGTTCTCGAGGTACGAGCCGGTGCCCGCCTGGGCTCGGTCGACCACGCCGCCGACCGCGGGGAGCGCCGAGGCCCAGCACTCGTTGAAGCGCTGCCCCATGGATTGGGGGTGTTTGGCGCCGCAGATGGGGCGGTAGGCGTCGTTGTAGATCTGCACGCGCTCGGGGCCCCAGGCGATCAGGATGGGGAAGGTGGAGGACAGGCAGAGGCTGACGGTGGTGCGCAAGCTCTGGGGCCAGGACTCGACGGGACCCAGGGGCGTGGCGGACCAGTCCATGGACCGGATGAGTTCGCCCATCACCCCTCCGCCCGACAGCCAGTCCATGAGGGAGGCGCGCGAGGTCTTCTCGCTGTCCGGGGCCGCCGCGAGGCCGGGTTGCGTCATGGGGTGCATCATAGCGGTCTACTCGCTCCGGACCGTGCCCGGGGGCCTGGTTGCTGGGGCGGGGAGGGATCCCATCTGGTAGGGAGGATGAAACCCTCCCCATGTGTTGGATTCAGGGCAGACGAGAAAGGAAGCGCTTTGTCCCGGGGCCGGTGGGGCTCCTACGTGGGGGCGTTGAATCATGAAGCTTGCCCTGACTCGCGCGGTTCGCCACGCTGGCCCCCCACGCGCTTCGACGGCATGATTTGGAGCCGCGCATGACGGCTGATGCTACGCTGGAAAATCGCTGGTCTTTTCACCCCTTAGGAAAGGACCAGGCACCATGGGGGATTCCTTGAGAGCGGAACTGGCGGGGCCTCGTGGCCGCGTCCTGGTGATTGGAGCACGAAAGGCCAACGAGGTCCTGCTCGCGCATTTGTCGCATGCGGGCTTCCAGTGGGTCATCACCGAGGACCTGGGCGAGTTGCCGCACCTGGCCGAGTCGTCGCGGCCGGACGCCGTGCTCGTGTCCGCCACGGGCAAGCGCGCCACCGAGGCGCTCGAGGCCATCCGCCGGGATGCCCGGCTGCGCGAGCTGAGGGTGCTGGCGGATCTCACCCGGACGCGCTCGGAGGTGCTGCGCAAGCTGCCTGCGGATGACTGGGTGCGCACCCTGGAGGAGCTCACCACGCGGTTGGACACGGCCTTGCGCGAGCGGCGGCTCATGGCGCGCACGCGCAACCGCATGGAGCGGCTCTTGGAGATCACCCAGGTGGCCACCAGCTCGCTGGAGCTGGAGGACATCCTGCGCCTGGTGGTGGAGAAGGTGGGCGCGGTCATCAACGCGGACCGCTGCTCGGTGGTGCTGGTGGAGGACAGCAACTCGCGCACCGCGAGCGTGGTGGCCACCATGGAGGACCCGGGCCTGTCGCTGGACGTGGACCTGGCGCGCTACCCCGAGCTGCGCCGGGCGCTGGAGACGCGGCAGCAGGTGTTGGTGGAGGAGGCCCAGCGAGATCCGCTCATGGCCGAGGTGCACCCCGCCATGGCGTCGCTCGGCGTGCGCTCCATCCTCGTGCAGCCGCTGGTGTGCCAGGACGAGCTGCTCGGAGCGCTCTTCCTGCGCATCTCCCACGGCACCGAGGGCTTCAACCGCGACGAGCAGGAGTTCGCCCAGGCGGTGGGCGCGGCGCTGGCCAACTGCATCCGCAACGCGCGCCTGCACACCAGCCTCAAGAAGAAGCGCGACGAGCTGGAGCTCGCCTACGTGGAGCGCTACCGCGAGCTGTCGGACGCCAACCGCCGCCTCAAGGACTTGAACCGGCTCAAGGACGAGATCATCGCGGTGTGCAGCCATGACCTGCGCGCGCCGCTGCAGGTGCTGCTGGGCCATGGGCGGTTGTTGCTCGAGGGCGAGCTGGACGAGATGCAGAAGCAGTCCGCCGAGGCGATGATCCGCCAGGGCCGGAAGATCCTCGGGCTGGTGGAGTCGCTGCTGGAGCGGGGCAAGGGGGACGTGGCGCGCCTGTCCATCGAGCCGCGCGTGCTGGACATCTCGGTGCTCTGCCGCGAGAGCGTGAGCGAGCTGGGCATCCTCTCCAAGGAGCGGGGCGTCGCGCTGAAGGCCGAGGCGCCCGAGCGCATGATGCTCATCGGCGATGAGCTCAAGCTGCACGAGGTGTTGCAGAACCTCATCACCAACGCCATCCACCACGCCAAGGACGCGGGGCAGGTGGTGGTGCGCGCCTCGCGGCTGGTGCGCCCGGACGGGGACGTGGCGCGCATCGTGGTGCAGGACGATGGCAAGGGCATTCCTCCCGAGGAGCTGCCGCTCGTCTTCGATCGCTACCGCAGCGGAGCCAAGGCGGGCGGTGGCACGGGGCTGGGGCTGGCCATCTGCAAGGAGTTCGTGGAGCTGCACGGCGGGGAGATCTGGGCCGAGGCCCCGCCCGAGGGTGGCGCCGCGTTCATCTTCACGCTGCCCCTGGCGCATGAAATCCAGCGCGCCGTGCAGAACCTGCCCAACAAGGAGACGACCGAGCAGCCGCGTGTCCTGGTGGTGGAGGACGAGCCGGAGATCGCCGCGGTGCTGGTGGAGGTGCTGCGCTCGCGCTACCGCGTGGACGTGGCGCGCGATGGCGCCGAGGGTCTGGCGCGGGCGCGCTCGTCCAGGCCGGACCTGGTGGTGATGGACGTCTTCCTGCCCAAGCTGGACGGGCTGGACGCGGCCGTGGCGCTCAAGTCCTCCTCGGACACGGCGGGCATTCCCGTCATCCTCCTGTCGGCCCATCAGGGCGTGGCCGACAAGGTGCGCGCGCTCAACCTCGGCGCGGTGGACTACATGAGCAAGCCCTTCAACGCGATGGAGCTGCTCGTGCGCACCGAGCGCGCCCTCAAGCTGCGCAAGGAGGAGAGCGAGCTGGAGCGCGCCGCCCCGAGCACGCGCCGCAGCGGCAATGATGTCGTCACCGGGCTCTATGACCGGCGCGGTCTGCTCCTGCGCCTGGATCACGAGGTGGGCCGGGGCCGGCGCTACAGCCGGCCGGTGAGCCTCGCGGTGCTCCGTCCGGACCGCCCCGTCGCCAACGAGTCGTTGGTGGGGGTGCCCCCGGTGATTCGCGCCCGGCTGCGCACCCAGGACATCCTCGGCCACATGGGGGATGGGGTGCTCGCCATCATCCTGCCGGAGTGCAATGTTGAAGCGGCACGCAATGCCATCGGCCGCCTGCTGCCCGATGTCGAGAAACAGACGCGGATGGAATACCGCTCGGCGGTGGCGGACGTGAGCCACGACAGCGAGCCGGTGGAGCGCATCCTGGAGCGGCTGGGGGCGCCGGCCCCGGTTCCCCGGTTGTAGAGCCCCCCTGCGTGGGCGCCGCCTCCGCGCTAGAATCGGAGGCGTGCGCCTCCCGCGAAACGCTGCCCGCGCCGTGCCGTTGCTGCTCCTCCTCGGGTGGGGGGCGGCCGCGGCGCCCGTTGCCGCCCGTCGGCCGAAGGTGGATCGCTCGGCCATGCGCGAGGCCACGTCCCCGACGTCCCCCGCGGTCGGCTCCGCGTCGTCCGCCAGCTATGCGCATGCCTTGAAGGCGAAGCTGCTGCACCTGGAGGGTCGGCATCAGGGCGCGGCGGACGAGCTGCGGCTGGCGCTGGCCACCGACGAGGCCAACCCCTATCTGCTCACGCGCCTGGGTGAGGAGTACCTGCTCCTGGGAGAGCTGGAGCGGGCGGAGCGGGAGTCGCGGCGCGCGGTGGAGCTCCAGCCCCGCTACTACGAGGCGCGGCTGATGCTGGCGCGCGTGCTGAAGGAGGCGCGCAAGCCCCAACTCGCCCAGCAACACCTGCGCCGCGCCATCCGGCTCAAGCCCCGCGAACCGGAGGCCTACCTGCAACTGGCGCAGCTCCATCTGGAGGCACGGGCCCACGACAAGGCGGTGAAGGCGGTGGAGGCGCTGGCGGCGGCGCTTCCCGGCGAGGTCTCCGGCTACCGGCGGCTGGGGATGGCCCTGGCCGAACGGGGAGATGCCGTGCGCGCCGAGCGGATGCTCAAGCGGGCGCTGGAGCGCGACCCGGGCGACCTGGAGGCGTTGATCACGCTCGCGCGGCTCAACGAGAAGGCCGGGCGCCTGGCGGCGGCGGAGGAGTATCTGGCGCGGGCGCTGGAGCGCGACCCGGACAACGCGGCGATGTTGGAGGGAGCGGGGCGGCTCGCCCTGCGGCTCGGCTCGTCGGTGCGGGCCCGGGCGTATTTCGATCGGCTGCTGGCGGACGCGGGGGATCCGGAGCTCACCGTGCAGGTGGCGCTGCTGTTCCTGTCCGCGCGGGACAACCCCTCGGCGCTGGAGGTGCTGGACGCGGCGCGTGGGGGCCGGGGCGCCTCGCCGCGCGTGTCCTTCTACGCGGGCCTGGTGCACGAGCGCTTGCGTCACTTCGAGCAGGCGGCGGCCGCCTATGCCGAGGTGCCCGATGGCTCGGTGCTGGCGGCCGATGCGCGCTCGCGCCGCGCCCTCTGCCTGTCCCAGGCGGGACGGCACGCGGAGGCGCTGGCCCTGCTCGCCGAAGCGCTCGAGGAGAATCCCGAGGACACGGGCCTGCGCATCCAGCAGGCCCGGGCCGTGGAGCGCGGTGGGGAGCCGGAGCGCGCGGTGGCCCTGTTGCGCGAGGCGCTCGGACGCAAGCGGACACCGGAGTTGCTGGAGGCGTTCGCCTCGACCCTCAAGCGCCAGGGCCGCCCCGGCGAGGCGCTGGCCGCGCTGCGCGAGGCGATCTCCCAGGCCCCGGAGGACGCGGCGCCGCGCTACGTGCTGGCCACGGTGTTGCTGGACATGGGGGACGTACCGGGCGCCCTGTACTCGATGCGCGGCGTGCTGCGGTTGGAGCCGGACCACGCGGCGGCCATGAACTTCATCGGCTATCTGCTCGCGCAACACGGCCGGGACTTCGCCGAGGCGGAGCGGCTGGTGCGGCGCGCCTTGGCGTTGCGTCCGGACACGGGCTCGTTCCTCGACTCGCTGGGGTGGATCCACTACCAGCGTGGCGACTACCCGAGCGCGGTGCGGACCCTGGCGCGCGCGGCGGAGCTGGAGCCCGAGGAGCCCGTCATCCTCGAGCACCTGGGGGATGCCTACCAGCGGGTGGCGCGTCCGGAGGCGGCGGCGGAGGCCTGGAAGCGGGCATTGGATGTGCTGGAGCGGATGCCGGAGGCCGCCGACCCCGCGGATCAACGCGCGCTCATCGAGCGGAAGCTGAAGTTGCTATCCACTGGTGCGGCGGGTCGCTAATCTCCCCGGCAGCCATGGCGCGCTTCGACGAGGGGTTCTTCACCAGCAG
Proteins encoded in this window:
- a CDS encoding ATP-binding protein; protein product: MGDSLRAELAGPRGRVLVIGARKANEVLLAHLSHAGFQWVITEDLGELPHLAESSRPDAVLVSATGKRATEALEAIRRDARLRELRVLADLTRTRSEVLRKLPADDWVRTLEELTTRLDTALRERRLMARTRNRMERLLEITQVATSSLELEDILRLVVEKVGAVINADRCSVVLVEDSNSRTASVVATMEDPGLSLDVDLARYPELRRALETRQQVLVEEAQRDPLMAEVHPAMASLGVRSILVQPLVCQDELLGALFLRISHGTEGFNRDEQEFAQAVGAALANCIRNARLHTSLKKKRDELELAYVERYRELSDANRRLKDLNRLKDEIIAVCSHDLRAPLQVLLGHGRLLLEGELDEMQKQSAEAMIRQGRKILGLVESLLERGKGDVARLSIEPRVLDISVLCRESVSELGILSKERGVALKAEAPERMMLIGDELKLHEVLQNLITNAIHHAKDAGQVVVRASRLVRPDGDVARIVVQDDGKGIPPEELPLVFDRYRSGAKAGGGTGLGLAICKEFVELHGGEIWAEAPPEGGAAFIFTLPLAHEIQRAVQNLPNKETTEQPRVLVVEDEPEIAAVLVEVLRSRYRVDVARDGAEGLARARSSRPDLVVMDVFLPKLDGLDAAVALKSSSDTAGIPVILLSAHQGVADKVRALNLGAVDYMSKPFNAMELLVRTERALKLRKEESELERAAPSTRRSGNDVVTGLYDRRGLLLRLDHEVGRGRRYSRPVSLAVLRPDRPVANESLVGVPPVIRARLRTQDILGHMGDGVLAIILPECNVEAARNAIGRLLPDVEKQTRMEYRSAVADVSHDSEPVERILERLGAPAPVPRL
- a CDS encoding ATP-binding protein, which gives rise to MTQPGLAAAPDSEKTSRASLMDWLSGGGVMGELIRSMDWSATPLGPVESWPQSLRTTVSLCLSSTFPILIAWGPERVQIYNDAYRPICGAKHPQSMGQRFNECWASALPAVGGVVDRAQAGTGSYLENLPMILDRHGYLEEAFMTFSFSPIRDESGNVGGLFHPITETTDKMLSARRTQALQHLAARLGDVKSLAEVGERLSQAAGESVLDLPFLLYYQFDETGRHARLLGGTGLAQDSVARPAELDLGGPDEPCWPLARVLESRRMEPVDLRGRFGAWSCEPYEEPPHQALLIPLQPVGAASPTGCLVAGVSVRRALDESYRAFYELLGSTVTTALTNVRAYEEEQKRAAALAEIDRAKTAFFSNVSHEFRTPLTLMLGPLEDSLADLTEPLSAGQRQRQQLIHRNGLRLLKLVNSLLDFSRIEAGRVQASYRPTDLSQLTVDLASAFESAMAQAGLTYLVTAPALPEPVYVDTDFWEKIVLNLISNAFKFTLKGSVEVWLTPLEGRVRLTVRDTGTGIPEAEMPRLFERFHRVETTRGRTYEGTGIGLALVQELVRLQGGSLRAESVEGLGSAFHVELPFGHAHLDPARIDSREKPLGSQSLSSAFAEEALRWLPDAVESPAAPAPVTTAEPAAPPSRDEGFQFPSRPRILIADDNADMRGYIKSLLQRSSEVRTVEDGEAAYALMPQWMPDLVLSDVMMPRLDGFGLLRKLREDARTRSVPLILLSARAGTEARIEGLQAGADDYLVKPFNAPELLARVESAVRLARERTERERAAGDRVKLEQQLIGIVSHDLRSPISAILMSTQLMLRRMDLDEKTAKMAARIQTSAERANRMIRDLLDFTQARLGGGLRIERAPAALHDIVWHAVEEVKLAHSGREFLLDMDDMPTGEWDADRLSQVIINLVSNAVKYSPAPSPVHIQVRKRPHQALVEVHNGGEPISPALLPLLFEPLQRGGQGVDKAGRSIGLGLYIVDQIVRAHGGSVSVQSTVQSGTTFSVHLPLQV
- a CDS encoding tetratricopeptide repeat protein, with protein sequence MRLPRNAARAVPLLLLLGWGAAAAPVAARRPKVDRSAMREATSPTSPAVGSASSASYAHALKAKLLHLEGRHQGAADELRLALATDEANPYLLTRLGEEYLLLGELERAERESRRAVELQPRYYEARLMLARVLKEARKPQLAQQHLRRAIRLKPREPEAYLQLAQLHLEARAHDKAVKAVEALAAALPGEVSGYRRLGMALAERGDAVRAERMLKRALERDPGDLEALITLARLNEKAGRLAAAEEYLARALERDPDNAAMLEGAGRLALRLGSSVRARAYFDRLLADAGDPELTVQVALLFLSARDNPSALEVLDAARGGRGASPRVSFYAGLVHERLRHFEQAAAAYAEVPDGSVLAADARSRRALCLSQAGRHAEALALLAEALEENPEDTGLRIQQARAVERGGEPERAVALLREALGRKRTPELLEAFASTLKRQGRPGEALAALREAISQAPEDAAPRYVLATVLLDMGDVPGALYSMRGVLRLEPDHAAAMNFIGYLLAQHGRDFAEAERLVRRALALRPDTGSFLDSLGWIHYQRGDYPSAVRTLARAAELEPEEPVILEHLGDAYQRVARPEAAAEAWKRALDVLERMPEAADPADQRALIERKLKLLSTGAAGR